Proteins encoded within one genomic window of Spirulina major PCC 6313:
- a CDS encoding nicotinate-nucleotide adenylyltransferase has translation MEHIALFGTSADPPTAGHATILRWLAHHYDHVAVWASDNPMKAGQTPLEHRMEMLGLVVQDLQRDCSHVHLYPDLSQRRTLHTVERARQRWPGAQFDFVIGSDLLAQLPQWYHVDELLQQVRLRIMPRPGYPIDGEPLAVLQDLGADYAIADCTPPAVSSSHYRQEGDRTAILPPVAAYIDRTQLYAS, from the coding sequence ATGGAACATATCGCCCTCTTTGGAACCAGTGCTGACCCGCCCACCGCTGGCCACGCCACGATCCTCCGCTGGCTCGCCCACCATTACGATCACGTTGCCGTCTGGGCTTCCGATAACCCGATGAAAGCCGGACAAACTCCCCTAGAGCATCGAATGGAAATGCTCGGTCTCGTGGTGCAGGACTTGCAGCGGGACTGTTCCCATGTGCATCTCTATCCGGACTTGAGCCAACGCCGTACCCTCCACACCGTCGAGCGGGCGCGGCAACGTTGGCCCGGAGCGCAGTTTGATTTTGTGATCGGGTCGGATTTATTAGCCCAGTTGCCCCAGTGGTATCACGTCGATGAACTGTTACAACAGGTGCGCTTACGGATTATGCCGCGCCCCGGTTATCCGATTGATGGGGAGCCATTGGCGGTGTTGCAGGATTTGGGGGCGGACTATGCGATCGCCGACTGCACCCCCCCGGCTGTTTCCTCCAGTCATTACCGACAGGAAGGCGATCGCACCGCCATTCTGCCCCCCGTCGCCGCCTATATCGATCGCACCCAACTCTATGCCTCATGA
- a CDS encoding S8 family serine peptidase yields the protein MSKSPQSPSTFHAFILEPILTPSAIADSPFDEQPDFDDVNVDDLLDNLEGDRTADSLPFDPADIELIPFASPSDSPYTGGEFTVGEDGTVGIDFLFDGGAFRRGEVGIFSLEGLDPDREDFTQLAAQRALSNSEHGHVVISDATDGARFSGRMREADFNAGNYQGVREFDMKAGDRFGIMLASNHSIEEVANGKIENVRFSMSRPDSDLQFGQVADVTGDGNTFAFEDVTLAESDRDYNDIVFQVRGATAETALMDEVVAEGRDWRTHNMGEALIEYAKAYTDNVDYTAAQFEAAREFQPLVGVIDSGVDADALGMDADAILTGSDFVDEDSNSLLATGEGDNHGTQVAGLITNVNDDAPLWVGRAIGSGHWAESLVEFVDAAVESEQPNAVVNLSFDLTQIDAAGNVTTRTEFTPMEMAALEYARQNDVLVVAASGNQGALMSALGQASERFDNIITVGAAEQVDPDASNWQGYDRATYSSYGQGLDIMANGGTEANPIGGGYGSSMAAAQVTGAISQVWAANPDLSYQQAIALLKQTATDLGAANPDLETGAGLLNVAAAVHLAKTIKAEEYEKELQRISLSWSGQEEFEATERAANPDATSSASGQSVSGSQSSMSWRSFLNIFNNPTSSGFQKFLGNVFELIFGTPPVKSSAPNDFNGDGKSDILWRNDKTGQNSIWLMGGADGHTVLNNDVITTVDNLDWKMEGTGDFNGDGKSDILWRNDKTGQNSIWLMGGADGHTVLNNNEIEGVNHPDWKIMPDSDSLGNYYPNIDDALTTYFSDRADWQGASIEAMWDRVGGASGQYGKYHSHIGSGEWTKPMPDDVLKIYEDLSKTIFVGDPKTVTSGYAYDRGYYNGSTSAHSGIDISNSVTNVRSPINGVVAIAPYKEIYKGKYNGWTMAIDETDSSGQKTGRRWWFVHLKPPGSYWLSQGSTISAGQTILSSGNEQNHLHLAVQNVGGSVSNGYGSYNQAVNSVLTRTMSPLHAFWKAQNGIKESVIWNG from the coding sequence ATGTCTAAGTCTCCACAATCCCCATCGACCTTTCACGCCTTCATCCTTGAACCGATCCTGACTCCGAGTGCGATCGCAGATAGTCCGTTTGACGAGCAGCCCGATTTCGATGATGTCAATGTTGATGATCTTCTGGACAATTTAGAGGGCGATCGCACCGCTGATTCCCTGCCTTTTGATCCCGCTGATATTGAGTTAATCCCATTCGCCTCTCCCTCCGATTCTCCCTACACCGGCGGGGAGTTTACTGTCGGTGAGGATGGCACGGTGGGCATCGATTTTCTCTTTGATGGGGGCGCATTCCGTCGCGGCGAAGTGGGGATTTTCAGCCTGGAGGGTCTCGATCCCGATCGTGAAGATTTCACCCAATTGGCAGCACAGCGGGCGTTAAGTAATTCCGAGCACGGCCATGTGGTGATTTCCGATGCCACCGATGGGGCGCGGTTCAGCGGCAGGATGCGCGAGGCGGATTTTAACGCTGGGAACTATCAAGGGGTGCGGGAATTTGACATGAAGGCGGGCGATCGCTTCGGAATCATGCTCGCGTCGAATCACTCCATCGAAGAGGTGGCCAATGGCAAGATCGAAAACGTCCGCTTCTCCATGTCCCGCCCCGACAGTGATCTACAGTTCGGCCAGGTTGCCGATGTGACGGGCGACGGCAATACGTTCGCCTTTGAAGATGTCACCCTCGCAGAGAGCGATCGCGACTATAACGACATCGTGTTCCAGGTGCGCGGCGCAACAGCGGAAACCGCCCTCATGGATGAAGTGGTCGCCGAGGGGCGCGATTGGCGTACCCACAACATGGGCGAAGCCTTGATCGAATACGCGAAGGCCTACACCGATAATGTGGACTATACCGCTGCGCAATTTGAAGCGGCGCGGGAGTTTCAGCCCTTGGTGGGCGTGATTGATTCCGGGGTCGATGCCGATGCGTTGGGCATGGATGCGGACGCGATTTTGACGGGTTCGGATTTTGTCGATGAGGATAGTAATTCGCTGCTCGCAACAGGTGAAGGAGACAATCATGGTACACAAGTGGCGGGTCTGATTACCAATGTGAATGATGATGCGCCGCTCTGGGTGGGGCGTGCGATCGGGTCGGGTCACTGGGCGGAGTCCCTGGTGGAATTTGTCGATGCGGCGGTGGAGTCGGAGCAACCCAACGCAGTGGTGAATCTCAGTTTTGACCTCACCCAAATCGACGCAGCGGGCAACGTGACCACCCGCACCGAGTTCACACCGATGGAAATGGCGGCGTTGGAATATGCCCGGCAAAATGATGTCCTCGTTGTGGCGGCTTCGGGGAATCAGGGGGCGTTGATGTCGGCGTTGGGTCAAGCCTCGGAACGGTTCGACAACATCATCACGGTGGGGGCAGCGGAACAGGTTGACCCGGATGCTTCCAATTGGCAAGGCTACGATCGCGCCACCTATTCCAGTTATGGCCAAGGCTTAGACATTATGGCCAATGGCGGCACGGAAGCAAATCCCATCGGGGGCGGCTATGGTTCATCAATGGCAGCAGCACAGGTAACGGGCGCAATTTCCCAGGTCTGGGCAGCAAATCCGGACTTGAGTTATCAACAAGCGATCGCGCTCCTCAAACAAACCGCCACGGATCTCGGCGCTGCTAACCCCGACCTCGAAACGGGCGCAGGTCTACTCAACGTCGCCGCCGCCGTCCACCTCGCGAAAACCATCAAAGCCGAAGAATACGAAAAGGAATTGCAACGAATTTCCTTGAGTTGGAGCGGCCAGGAGGAGTTTGAAGCAACGGAACGAGCCGCCAATCCTGACGCAACCAGTTCAGCTTCTGGCCAGTCGGTCAGTGGTTCGCAATCTTCCATGTCGTGGCGATCCTTCCTCAATATCTTCAATAATCCCACAAGTTCAGGATTCCAAAAATTTCTCGGTAACGTTTTTGAGTTGATTTTCGGTACACCTCCCGTTAAGTCTTCTGCACCAAATGACTTCAACGGCGATGGTAAGTCCGACATCCTCTGGCGAAATGATAAAACCGGACAAAACTCCATCTGGTTAATGGGTGGTGCGGATGGTCACACTGTTCTCAACAACGATGTGATTACAACTGTTGATAACCTGGATTGGAAAATGGAAGGGACTGGTGACTTCAACGGCGATGGTAAGTCCGACATCCTCTGGCGAAATGACAAAACCGGACAAAACTCCATCTGGTTAATGGGTGGTGCGGATGGTCACACTGTTCTCAACAACAATGAGATTGAGGGTGTCAATCATCCTGATTGGAAAATCATGCCTGATTCCGATTCACTAGGCAACTACTATCCCAATATTGATGATGCTCTAACTACTTACTTTAGCGATCGCGCAGACTGGCAGGGTGCGAGCATTGAAGCAATGTGGGATCGTGTTGGTGGTGCAAGTGGTCAGTATGGGAAATATCACTCACACATTGGTTCTGGAGAATGGACTAAACCCATGCCAGATGACGTTTTGAAGATATATGAAGATCTATCGAAGACTATCTTTGTTGGTGATCCAAAAACTGTAACTTCAGGATATGCCTATGATCGTGGTTACTACAACGGTTCTACCTCTGCTCACTCTGGCATAGATATTAGCAACAGTGTTACTAACGTTCGTTCTCCTATCAATGGAGTTGTTGCAATTGCTCCTTACAAGGAAATCTACAAAGGGAAATACAATGGCTGGACAATGGCCATTGACGAAACTGATTCTAGTGGTCAAAAAACGGGGCGTCGCTGGTGGTTTGTTCATTTGAAGCCCCCTGGTTCATATTGGCTCTCGCAAGGTTCTACCATATCCGCAGGTCAAACGATTCTTTCCTCTGGGAATGAACAGAATCATTTACATCTTGCTGTTCAGAATGTTGGTGGAAGTGTGAGTAATGGTTATGGCTCCTATAATCAGGCTGTCAATAGTGTACTGACTCGCACGATGAGTCCACTTCACGCATTCTGGAAAGCACAGAATGGTATTAAAGAATCTGTGATTTGGAATGGGTAA
- a CDS encoding aspartyl protease family protein — MSTPTATPMGKIITTLTIINRIDQANAGRGLLPAEEVRSITLDNVLVDTGATTLCLPSDAIAQLGLDLLKEVDVSTATGFSKAKIFQDARISLLGREGTFECLELPGGRDPLLGVIPLEALGIELDLKNQQLRVLPETSMDTYLTIL, encoded by the coding sequence ATGTCAACCCCAACTGCAACACCCATGGGCAAAATCATCACCACCCTAACAATCATCAATCGCATCGACCAAGCTAACGCAGGGCGAGGCCTGCTCCCCGCCGAGGAAGTTCGTTCCATCACCCTCGATAACGTCCTAGTTGATACGGGCGCGACAACTCTATGTTTGCCGAGTGATGCGATCGCGCAACTGGGTTTAGACTTGCTCAAAGAAGTGGATGTATCCACAGCAACCGGCTTCAGTAAAGCCAAGATCTTTCAAGATGCCCGTATTTCTTTGCTTGGACGTGAAGGCACATTTGAATGTTTAGAATTACCCGGCGGACGTGACCCCTTGCTTGGTGTGATTCCTCTTGAAGCCTTGGGCATTGAATTAGATTTAAAAAATCAACAATTGCGAGTTCTACCGGAAACATCAATGGATACATATTTGACAATTTTGTGA
- a CDS encoding phosphate/phosphite/phosphonate ABC transporter substrate-binding protein, whose amino-acid sequence MMLTTLKRYVEFIMLGLMVMVLTVACGTSPNLEADAAAPLKFGVGPYFPTPNETRDQFNPLFEKLAAAVDREADVTVTEDWVGISEALRAGTLDVAWLGPWGYVLANHETPEIQAIATVKYNEKPTYHSVLMARADAPFDTLDDAIAQSQAGEQLKISLADVGSTSGWLIPTAEFKTRNIDPKQVFDYSEGASHAAQAIAVLSGQVDIASDYDRNLDVLASTDRINRDDLKIIWESDPLPNDPIAVRGGLPADVIEGLQTALVEISAAEAKELLPENYTGFVSSDGKNYTPIQAAGKAVNILN is encoded by the coding sequence ATGATGTTAACTACCCTGAAGCGATACGTTGAATTCATCATGTTGGGGCTAATGGTGATGGTGTTAACCGTCGCCTGTGGCACTTCTCCCAACCTCGAAGCGGACGCAGCCGCCCCGCTAAAATTCGGTGTTGGCCCCTATTTCCCCACCCCCAACGAAACCCGCGATCAATTTAACCCCCTGTTTGAGAAATTGGCGGCGGCGGTGGATCGCGAAGCGGATGTGACCGTGACGGAAGATTGGGTGGGGATTTCGGAGGCCCTGCGGGCAGGAACGTTAGATGTGGCGTGGTTGGGCCCTTGGGGCTATGTCTTGGCGAACCATGAAACGCCGGAGATTCAAGCGATCGCCACGGTGAAATATAACGAAAAACCCACCTACCACTCGGTTTTGATGGCTCGCGCCGATGCCCCCTTTGACACCTTGGACGACGCGATCGCCCAAAGTCAGGCCGGGGAACAATTGAAAATCAGTCTCGCTGATGTGGGGTCTACCTCCGGTTGGCTGATTCCCACCGCCGAGTTTAAAACCCGCAACATTGACCCCAAACAAGTGTTTGATTACAGCGAAGGGGCATCCCACGCCGCCCAAGCGATCGCCGTCCTCAGCGGCCAAGTGGACATCGCCTCGGACTACGATCGCAACCTCGACGTATTAGCCAGCACCGACCGGATCAACCGCGACGACCTCAAAATCATCTGGGAATCCGACCCGCTGCCCAATGACCCGATCGCCGTGCGGGGCGGCTTACCCGCCGATGTGATCGAGGGTTTACAAACTGCCTTGGTGGAGATTTCCGCGGCCGAAGCCAAGGAACTCCTGCCGGAAAACTACACCGGATTCGTCAGTTCCGACGGCAAAAACTACACCCCGATCCAAGCCGCTGGTAAAGCGGTGAACATCTTAAATTAA
- the phnE gene encoding phosphonate ABC transporter, permease protein PhnE codes for MANTQTPPSADHLDQILRLEQRRRGRRWWVGRCGLVGVAIALLIASVRTTEINLWELVTGLPRLGSWVTRSWPPDLSELPSFMVAIWETLAIALLGTGIAILLAFPLSILIARNLTPATAIALPLRGVLNLLRGIDTAIFALFFVAVVGLGPFAGMLGVAFHTTGSMAKLYAELLETLPPEPIEAIEVTGCDRIRTFSFAVLPEALPGLVGISLYLWEFNVRSSVILGIVGAGGIGYELLVSLKLLDFGRLATILGLILIMVSAIDWLSAQLRQRLS; via the coding sequence ATGGCAAACACCCAAACTCCCCCCTCAGCGGATCATCTCGATCAGATTCTGCGCCTGGAGCAGCGTCGCCGGGGTCGGCGGTGGTGGGTGGGGCGATGCGGGTTGGTGGGGGTGGCGATCGCGCTCCTGATCGCCAGTGTACGCACGACGGAAATTAACCTGTGGGAGTTGGTGACGGGGTTGCCGCGTTTGGGGTCGTGGGTAACGCGATCGTGGCCGCCGGATCTGTCGGAGTTGCCCAGTTTTATGGTGGCAATCTGGGAAACCTTGGCGATCGCCCTCCTCGGTACGGGCATCGCGATCCTGTTGGCGTTCCCGTTGTCGATCTTGATTGCCCGCAACTTAACCCCTGCAACAGCGATCGCATTACCGTTGCGGGGGGTGTTAAATCTGTTGCGGGGGATTGATACGGCAATTTTTGCGTTGTTTTTTGTGGCGGTGGTGGGGTTGGGTCCCTTTGCCGGAATGTTGGGGGTGGCGTTCCATACAACGGGATCAATGGCGAAACTCTACGCTGAACTGTTGGAAACCCTGCCCCCGGAACCGATTGAAGCGATCGAGGTGACGGGGTGCGATCGCATCCGAACCTTTTCCTTTGCCGTGTTGCCGGAAGCGTTGCCGGGGTTGGTGGGCATTAGCTTGTATTTGTGGGAATTCAATGTGCGATCGTCCGTCATCCTCGGCATTGTTGGGGCGGGGGGGATTGGCTATGAATTGCTAGTCAGTTTGAAATTATTGGATTTTGGCCGCTTGGCGACAATTTTGGGCTTGATTTTGATCATGGTGAGCGCGATCGATTGGCTCAGTGCCCAACTCCGCCAGCGGCTATCCTAA
- a CDS encoding nicotinate phosphoribosyltransferase yields the protein MTPNSSLHLTPTDYSLLTDLYQLTMASCYVGEGLAMKPASFELFARSLPSDFGYLIAMGLEQVLEYLTEFRFSTKQIEALQATGIFDQAPAAFWDLLAAGGFTGDLWAVPEGTAVFPQEPLLRIDAPLWQAQLVETYLLNTMNYQTLIATRAARLRQAAGAEAMILEFGTRRAFSPQGAVWAARAALAAGLDATSNVLAALQLGEKPAGTMAHALVMAIGAIAGSEDEALAAFHRYFPGAPLLIDTYDAIAAAQRLAAGDRTITGIRLDSGDLVSLSQQVHALLPEAAIFASGDLDEWEIERLRAAGACLQGYGVGTRLVTGNPVNGVYKLVDIDGIPTMKQSSSKATYPGRKQIYRQPGRDRLTLATSAAQPGEIPLLTLMMRQGKRCYPVESLAEIRDRTQTNVAQLPDPVRALRHPAPYPVEISPDLAQLQQSCRRA from the coding sequence ATGACCCCTAATTCATCCCTCCACCTGACTCCCACTGACTACAGTTTGCTGACGGACTTGTATCAATTGACGATGGCCAGTTGTTATGTGGGGGAGGGGTTGGCGATGAAACCGGCCAGTTTTGAACTGTTTGCGCGATCGCTCCCATCGGATTTTGGCTATCTGATCGCCATGGGTCTAGAGCAGGTTTTAGAGTATTTGACAGAGTTCCGATTCAGCACGAAGCAGATCGAGGCGTTGCAGGCGACGGGGATTTTTGACCAAGCCCCGGCGGCATTTTGGGATCTGTTGGCGGCGGGAGGGTTCACGGGGGATCTGTGGGCGGTACCGGAAGGAACGGCAGTGTTTCCCCAGGAGCCGCTGTTACGCATTGATGCGCCGCTGTGGCAAGCGCAACTGGTGGAAACCTATCTGCTCAACACGATGAATTATCAAACCTTGATCGCGACGCGGGCGGCCCGGTTGCGGCAGGCAGCGGGGGCTGAGGCGATGATCTTGGAGTTTGGGACGCGGCGGGCCTTTAGTCCCCAGGGGGCGGTGTGGGCGGCGCGGGCGGCCTTGGCGGCGGGATTAGATGCCACGTCGAATGTATTAGCGGCGTTGCAGTTGGGGGAAAAACCGGCGGGGACGATGGCCCATGCTTTGGTGATGGCGATTGGCGCGATCGCCGGCTCGGAAGACGAAGCCTTGGCGGCGTTTCATCGCTATTTTCCCGGTGCGCCCTTGTTAATTGATACCTACGATGCGATCGCCGCTGCCCAACGCTTGGCCGCGGGCGATCGCACCATCACCGGGATTCGCCTCGATTCCGGGGATTTGGTCAGCCTTTCCCAACAGGTTCACGCCCTCTTACCGGAGGCGGCGATTTTTGCCAGCGGGGATTTGGATGAATGGGAAATTGAGCGGTTACGGGCAGCGGGAGCCTGTTTACAGGGCTACGGCGTGGGAACGCGCCTAGTGACGGGCAACCCGGTGAATGGGGTCTATAAATTGGTGGACATTGACGGTATCCCGACGATGAAACAGTCCAGCAGCAAGGCCACCTATCCGGGGCGTAAACAGATCTACCGTCAACCGGGGCGCGATCGCCTCACCCTTGCCACCAGCGCCGCCCAACCCGGCGAAATCCCCCTCCTAACGTTGATGATGCGCCAGGGTAAACGGTGTTATCCTGTGGAATCCTTGGCCGAAATTCGCGATCGCACCCAAACCAACGTCGCCCAACTCCCCGACCCCGTCCGCGCCCTGCGCCACCCCGCCCCCTACCCGGTCGAAATTTCCCCCGACCTCGCCCAACTCCAACAGTCCTGCCGCCGCGCCTAA
- a CDS encoding NUDIX hydrolase gives MSGAAPLAEFKVGVDNVIFSVDPEQQRLFVLLIKRLHPPCQHQWSPPGTLVRHGESLEAAARRILQEKIKVHNLYLEQLYTFGAPGSDRASAPHRYLSVSYFALVRREAAELITREGGMTAWFSVPSLPTLAFDHHNILNYGLRRLRNKLEYSPIAFEVLPDVFTLNEVYQLYCTVLGENFADYSNFRARLLKLGILQDTGVKASRGAGRPASLYRFDAIAFEPLRHKPLVFV, from the coding sequence ATGAGCGGTGCTGCCCCCTTAGCCGAATTTAAAGTCGGTGTGGATAATGTGATTTTTTCCGTTGATCCAGAGCAGCAGCGGCTGTTTGTGCTGTTGATTAAACGCTTGCACCCCCCCTGTCAACATCAATGGAGCCCGCCCGGAACCCTCGTCCGTCACGGGGAATCCCTCGAAGCCGCCGCCCGTCGCATTCTCCAGGAAAAAATCAAAGTTCACAACCTCTATCTAGAACAGTTGTATACCTTCGGCGCACCGGGAAGCGATCGCGCCTCAGCCCCCCATCGTTACCTCTCCGTTAGTTATTTCGCCCTCGTCCGCCGCGAAGCCGCCGAACTGATTACCCGTGAAGGGGGGATGACCGCTTGGTTTAGCGTCCCCAGCCTCCCCACCCTCGCCTTCGACCATCACAACATCCTCAACTACGGCCTGCGCCGTCTCCGCAACAAACTCGAATACAGCCCGATCGCCTTTGAAGTCCTCCCCGATGTCTTCACCCTCAACGAGGTCTATCAACTCTACTGCACCGTCCTCGGCGAAAATTTTGCCGACTATTCCAATTTCCGCGCCCGTCTCCTCAAACTTGGCATCCTCCAAGATACGGGCGTTAAGGCCTCACGGGGAGCCGGTCGCCCGGCGAGTCTCTATCGCTTTGATGCGATCGCCTTTGAACCCCTGCGCCACAAACCCCTTGTGTTTGTGTAA
- a CDS encoding DUF2442 domain-containing protein, translating into MKPPHIISAQAIDDCTLLIKFSNQEIRKYNILKLLENPLFSLLKNPHFFKNFEIEAGGYALVWNENIDISEYELWKNGIPFTEEDLHHNLEQSGNL; encoded by the coding sequence ATGAAGCCACCTCATATCATTTCTGCTCAAGCCATTGATGACTGTACATTGCTAATTAAGTTCTCTAATCAAGAGATCCGAAAGTACAATATTTTGAAGTTATTAGAGAATCCCTTATTTTCTTTGCTCAAAAATCCTCACTTTTTTAAGAATTTTGAAATTGAAGCAGGGGGATATGCCTTGGTCTGGAATGAAAATATTGATATTAGTGAATACGAGTTGTGGAAAAATGGTATTCCTTTCACAGAGGAAGACTTGCATCACAATCTAGAACAGAGTGGCAATCTTTAG
- a CDS encoding ribbon-helix-helix domain-containing protein, translating into MKITINDQHQDFIAAQVASGKYANADEVVDLAVHLLAKLQGEYQDWIDETRAKVNEAIAELEGGEGLEGEMVMKHFREQFRRA; encoded by the coding sequence ATGAAGATTACCATTAACGACCAGCACCAAGATTTTATCGCCGCTCAAGTCGCAAGTGGGAAATATGCGAATGCGGACGAGGTGGTTGATTTGGCGGTACATCTTCTCGCCAAGTTGCAAGGGGAGTACCAAGATTGGATCGATGAGACACGAGCTAAGGTCAATGAGGCGATCGCGGAGTTAGAGGGTGGGGAAGGCTTAGAGGGTGAAATGGTCATGAAGCATTTTCGAGAGCAATTTCGCCGAGCCTAA
- a CDS encoding metallophosphoesterase family protein, translating into MKRRNFFHLLMGMTGLGFSACAESTFSAHSTAQPIQPPSVDPQTPLLRFVSVADTGTGVSNQYAVANAMANHYRANPYPLVVLAGDNIYNNGEIEKINQVFEKPYAPLLSAGVTFRAVLGNHDIRTANGDPQVAYPGFNMDGRYYTFRQGAVQFFALDTNSGADWANQMPWLEQQLQASDAPWKVVFGHHQIYGSGHYGMNQATWAQQAKALFKTYGVQLYINGHEHHYERTRSLNGTTYMITGAGAGLRPVGHSAWTEYAVSRLSFASYTVYPDQILIAGIGTDGQVFDRGAIARLT; encoded by the coding sequence ATGAAGCGTCGTAACTTTTTCCATCTCCTCATGGGCATGACCGGCTTAGGGTTCAGCGCCTGTGCTGAATCCACGTTCTCCGCCCACAGCACCGCCCAACCGATCCAACCTCCAAGCGTTGATCCTCAAACACCGCTCCTCCGCTTTGTCTCCGTGGCGGATACGGGCACCGGCGTTTCTAATCAATACGCCGTCGCCAATGCCATGGCCAACCATTACCGCGCCAACCCCTATCCCCTCGTGGTACTGGCAGGCGACAACATCTACAACAATGGCGAAATCGAAAAAATCAATCAGGTCTTTGAAAAACCCTATGCACCGTTGTTAAGCGCCGGGGTCACCTTCCGTGCCGTCTTGGGGAATCATGACATTCGTACCGCAAACGGCGACCCGCAAGTGGCGTATCCCGGTTTTAATATGGACGGCCGTTACTACACCTTCCGTCAGGGAGCGGTGCAGTTTTTCGCCCTCGATACCAACTCCGGTGCAGATTGGGCGAACCAAATGCCCTGGCTCGAACAGCAGCTACAGGCAAGTGATGCGCCGTGGAAGGTGGTGTTTGGGCATCATCAGATCTATGGGTCGGGTCACTATGGCATGAATCAAGCCACCTGGGCCCAACAGGCGAAGGCCTTATTTAAAACCTATGGCGTGCAACTGTACATCAACGGCCATGAACACCACTACGAGCGGACGCGATCGCTCAATGGCACGACCTATATGATCACCGGAGCGGGGGCTGGGTTGCGACCGGTGGGACATTCCGCCTGGACAGAATATGCAGTATCCCGATTGAGCTTTGCTTCCTATACGGTGTACCCGGATCAGATTTTGATTGCAGGGATTGGCACCGATGGCCAGGTGTTTGATCGGGGCGCGATCGCTCGCCTCACTTAA
- a CDS encoding type II toxin-antitoxin system RelE/ParE family toxin — MERRYVIAPSASRDLQEIADYYLMHNVEAGEQLFQAFTEKCQQVARFPYSGRRYSHIRADLRGLTVSSYIMLYRVTAEVVEVVRFVNGRRNMEALFENDSN, encoded by the coding sequence ATGGAACGTCGTTATGTTATTGCACCATCTGCGAGCCGAGATTTACAGGAGATTGCAGACTATTATCTAATGCACAATGTTGAAGCGGGTGAGCAGCTTTTTCAAGCGTTCACTGAGAAGTGTCAACAGGTTGCTCGGTTTCCTTATTCGGGTCGTCGTTATTCGCACATTCGCGCCGACCTACGAGGGTTGACGGTATCGAGTTACATCATGTTGTATCGAGTGACCGCAGAAGTGGTTGAGGTGGTCAGATTTGTGAATGGCAGACGGAATATGGAAGCACTCTTTGAAAATGACAGTAATTAA